A single region of the Lysinibacillus sp. B2A1 genome encodes:
- a CDS encoding Xaa-Pro dipeptidase — MLKLQKLRKALQEQNIDGILITNGYNRRYMTGFTGTAGVAIVSQNDAVFITDFRYTEQAAAQVQDFRIVKHEATIIEEIATQVTNMGIKLLGFEKDAVSYGTYELYKSKVQADLVPISGLIEKIRLIKTEQEINIIKVACEIADHAFTHILDFIKPGKTELEVSNELEFFMRKQGATQSSFDTIVASGLRSALPHGVATNKVIDKGDFVTLDFGALYNGYISDITRTVAVGEPSEKLVDMYNAVLGSQLLALEKVGPGLTGIQADAIARDYLKEKGYGEAFGHSLGHGIGLEVHEGPGLSMRSDTVLEPGMAVTIEPGVYLPGIGGVRIEDDILITETGNELLTHSSKELIIL, encoded by the coding sequence ATGTTGAAATTACAAAAGCTACGTAAGGCACTTCAAGAACAAAACATCGATGGCATTTTAATTACAAACGGGTACAACCGTCGTTATATGACTGGTTTTACAGGTACAGCGGGCGTAGCGATTGTGTCTCAAAATGATGCTGTGTTTATCACAGATTTCCGTTATACAGAGCAAGCGGCTGCACAAGTACAGGATTTCCGAATTGTAAAGCATGAGGCAACAATTATTGAAGAAATTGCAACGCAAGTAACAAACATGGGTATTAAATTATTGGGCTTTGAGAAAGATGCTGTTAGCTATGGCACATATGAACTGTATAAAAGTAAGGTTCAAGCTGATTTAGTGCCGATTTCTGGGCTAATTGAAAAAATTCGCTTGATTAAGACGGAACAAGAGATTAATATTATTAAGGTTGCGTGTGAAATTGCTGATCACGCATTTACACATATTTTAGACTTCATCAAGCCTGGTAAAACAGAGCTTGAGGTTTCGAATGAATTAGAATTTTTCATGCGTAAACAAGGAGCAACCCAGTCCTCATTTGATACTATTGTTGCATCTGGTCTTCGTTCAGCATTACCTCATGGCGTTGCAACGAATAAAGTAATTGACAAAGGAGACTTTGTCACATTAGACTTTGGCGCACTGTATAATGGCTATATTTCGGATATTACACGTACAGTGGCAGTTGGCGAGCCATCTGAAAAATTAGTGGATATGTATAATGCAGTCCTTGGTTCTCAGCTATTAGCGCTTGAAAAGGTAGGTCCTGGGCTGACAGGCATCCAAGCAGATGCGATTGCACGTGACTATCTTAAAGAAAAAGGCTATGGTGAGGCATTTGGTCATTCATTGGGACATGGAATTGGTCTTGAAGTACATGAAGGTCCTGGCTTATCAATGCGTTCAGATACGGTGTTAGAGCCAGGGATGGCCGTAACGATTGAACCAGGAGTTTATTTACCAGGTATCGGTGGTGTCCGTATTGAGGATGATATTTTAATCACAGAAACTGGTAACGAACTACTAACACATTCGTCAAAAGAGCTTATTATTTTATAA
- a CDS encoding esterase, with amino-acid sequence MSVEIFNGDRSEESVQFEKLLISQSNKISFSSIENTKQFIKQRGIENIQPYVIGEDVKLISDVKELTYEGMQVFTLNDQKSLNQKVILYIHGGAWTNQPLNLHWMLMDKMAQSLNAKIIAPIYPKVPHFSYKDTYPKMLNLYKKILGTVESFDQLTIIGDSAGGNIALGLVQLLKRNDLPQPKDIILLSACVDMGLENPLIPEYEEKDPMLASEGMEVITKIWAADKHLKDPLISPIYGDFKGLGKMTHFIGTHESLYPDAIKFDEQLTEQGIEITTFVYPKMNHVFVAMPIPEAMDAQQKIINIISE; translated from the coding sequence ATGAGTGTAGAAATTTTTAATGGAGATCGTTCTGAAGAAAGTGTTCAATTTGAAAAATTGTTAATTTCCCAAAGTAATAAAATAAGTTTTTCTAGTATTGAAAATACCAAACAGTTCATAAAGCAAAGGGGAATTGAAAATATTCAGCCTTATGTGATTGGGGAAGATGTTAAATTAATAAGTGATGTGAAGGAGCTAACCTACGAGGGTATGCAGGTCTTCACTTTAAATGACCAAAAGTCTTTGAACCAAAAAGTTATTCTTTATATACATGGTGGTGCTTGGACGAATCAACCTTTAAATTTGCACTGGATGCTCATGGATAAAATGGCACAATCGTTAAATGCGAAAATTATTGCGCCCATTTATCCTAAAGTACCACATTTTAGCTATAAAGATACCTACCCAAAAATGCTAAACTTATATAAAAAAATTCTTGGAACTGTTGAAAGCTTCGATCAATTGACCATCATAGGAGATTCAGCAGGCGGAAATATAGCACTTGGACTGGTTCAACTTTTGAAGAGGAACGATCTACCACAACCAAAAGATATTATTTTACTATCTGCATGTGTTGATATGGGTTTAGAAAATCCTCTTATACCTGAGTATGAGGAAAAGGATCCGATGCTGGCGAGTGAGGGAATGGAAGTCATTACAAAGATTTGGGCAGCTGATAAACATTTAAAGGACCCGTTGATTAGTCCAATTTACGGTGACTTTAAAGGACTTGGGAAGATGACTCATTTTATTGGAACACATGAAAGTTTATATCCAGATGCAATAAAATTTGATGAACAACTAACAGAACAAGGAATTGAAATCACTACCTTTGTTTATCCTAAAATGAATCATGTGTTTGTTGCAATGCCTATCCCTGAAGCCATGGATGCTCAGCAGAAAATTATTAATATTATTAGTGAATAA
- the efp gene encoding elongation factor P, which produces MISVNDFRTGLTIIVDGQLYRVLDFQHVKPGKGAAFVRSKLRNLRNGSVNEKTFRAGEKVEKAQIDNRKMQYLYAQGDEHVFMDLESYEQTELASAAIEYELKFLRENMEVYIQSYQGEMLGVELPNTVELEVTETEPGIKGDTASGGTKPATLETGLIVQVPFFVNQGDKLIINTEEGSYVSRA; this is translated from the coding sequence ATGATTTCAGTAAACGATTTTCGTACAGGTCTTACAATTATTGTAGATGGCCAATTATATCGCGTGTTAGATTTCCAACACGTTAAACCAGGTAAAGGTGCTGCGTTTGTACGTTCTAAATTACGTAATCTTCGTAACGGTTCAGTGAATGAGAAAACATTCCGTGCAGGTGAAAAAGTTGAAAAAGCACAAATTGATAACCGTAAAATGCAATATCTTTATGCACAAGGTGACGAGCATGTGTTCATGGACTTAGAATCATACGAGCAAACTGAACTAGCTTCAGCTGCTATTGAATATGAATTAAAATTCCTTAGAGAGAATATGGAAGTTTATATCCAATCATACCAAGGTGAAATGCTAGGTGTTGAGTTACCAAACACTGTTGAGCTAGAAGTAACAGAAACAGAGCCTGGTATCAAAGGTGATACGGCTTCAGGTGGTACAAAACCTGCTACACTTGAAACAGGACTTATTGTACAAGTGCCATTCTTCGTTAACCAAGGTGATAAGTTAATCATCAATACTGAAGAAGGCTCATACGTTTCTCGTGCGTAA
- a CDS encoding stage III sporulation protein AC, whose amino-acid sequence MELQDVLRVAGVGLVVALLHVFFDQTGKKEFSFFLFFIAYLYMTAELLRFLRLFFNEILTFFQWLTSSG is encoded by the coding sequence ATGGAATTACAAGACGTATTAAGAGTCGCTGGAGTGGGACTAGTAGTTGCGCTTCTTCATGTTTTCTTTGACCAAACAGGAAAAAAGGAATTTTCATTTTTCCTCTTTTTCATTGCTTATTTATACATGACAGCGGAGTTGTTGCGATTTTTACGTCTATTTTTTAATGAAATCCTTACATTCTTTCAATGGCTGACCTCTTCAGGTTAA
- a CDS encoding ABC transporter permease, giving the protein MRANVFATRNHKEIVRDPVTLLIGLGLPILLMSLFSVMQKNMPFAFYEISNLTPGVIVFSFSFLTLFSGMLLGKDRSSSFLMRIFASPMSAGDYILGYVLPLLSIAFLQIILCLLTAMFLGLPMNLSILWVVGVLMVISLLYIGLGLLFGTIFTDKQVGGIFAIFVNVSTWFSGTWFEPDMIGGTFQAIAQFLPFVHAVNAARAVQSTSYTDAFIPLVIVIGYTIVIFIIAILLFKRKMRG; this is encoded by the coding sequence TTGAGGGCTAATGTGTTTGCAACAAGAAATCATAAGGAAATCGTTCGTGATCCAGTAACACTGTTAATTGGCTTAGGCTTACCAATTCTGCTTATGAGCTTATTTTCAGTCATGCAAAAAAATATGCCATTTGCCTTTTATGAAATTAGTAATCTAACTCCAGGTGTTATTGTTTTTAGTTTTTCCTTTCTTACTCTTTTTTCAGGAATGCTACTTGGGAAGGATAGAAGCTCCTCCTTTTTAATGCGTATCTTTGCCTCTCCTATGTCAGCAGGAGATTATATTCTAGGCTATGTTCTGCCTTTGTTATCAATTGCATTTTTACAAATTATATTGTGTTTGCTTACTGCCATGTTTTTAGGGCTGCCAATGAATCTCTCTATACTATGGGTGGTAGGGGTACTTATGGTTATTTCCTTACTTTATATAGGATTAGGCTTATTATTTGGGACAATTTTTACGGATAAGCAGGTTGGTGGTATCTTTGCGATATTTGTGAATGTATCAACATGGTTTAGCGGAACTTGGTTTGAGCCTGATATGATTGGTGGTACTTTTCAAGCAATTGCGCAATTTTTACCGTTTGTTCATGCTGTGAATGCAGCACGTGCAGTTCAAAGCACAAGCTATACAGATGCTTTCATACCACTCGTTATTGTCATAGGTTATACAATCGTCATATTTATAATTGCTATCCTACTATTCAAACGTAAGATGCGAGGCTAG
- a CDS encoding LytTR family transcriptional regulator: protein MKVEISVDPKCIEPKVTIHTAEMTVEIEHLMHCIASAGIHTLSVLSDRGVEFIDCQDIIRIYTEQKKVFVQTLKGIYTVRLRLYELEERLNSQIFVRISNAEIVNRHMIKRMDISKTGTIGVELVGSTNTYASRRYVTKIKKQLGL, encoded by the coding sequence TTGAAAGTAGAAATTTCTGTTGACCCTAAATGTATAGAGCCAAAGGTCACAATTCATACAGCAGAGATGACAGTTGAAATTGAGCATCTAATGCATTGTATTGCTTCAGCTGGAATCCATACTTTATCGGTGTTATCAGATAGAGGTGTTGAGTTTATCGATTGTCAGGATATCATCCGCATTTATACGGAACAGAAGAAGGTCTTCGTTCAAACTTTAAAGGGAATCTATACGGTACGTTTGCGCTTGTATGAGCTGGAGGAACGGTTAAATTCGCAGATATTTGTACGAATCTCAAATGCTGAAATTGTCAATCGACATATGATTAAACGCATGGATATTAGCAAAACTGGAACAATTGGTGTTGAACTAGTAGGAAGTACCAACACATATGCTTCTAGGCGTTACGTCACAAAAATCAAAAAGCAGTTAGGATTATGA
- a CDS encoding 2-nitropropane dioxygenase, whose product MLQTTLGIPYPIIQAPMAGVTSPKFVAACAEEGILGSIGAGYLDGEQTKSFIQEVKKLTKKPFAVNLFVQEDPRIDIEVLQKARMALQPFYDELGLSPVQSVMSKEVFEGQVQAILDEDVAVCSFTFGIPSADVIKRLKDNKVFVIGTATTLEEAKRVEQEGMHAVVLQSREAGGHRGSFTEPMQLITLPDLLQQVVGQISIPIIAAGGIVTKEDVKKALASGAQAVQIGTALLVADECEISPLYKNAVLQSEEQQTTITRAFTGKPARGLANDFTERMKDAPVAPYPLQNHLTTTIRKESAEQGNAEYLSMWMGENSYLVKQTGTVKSIIEKLL is encoded by the coding sequence ATGCTACAAACAACATTAGGGATACCTTATCCAATAATTCAAGCACCGATGGCAGGTGTAACATCTCCAAAATTTGTTGCTGCCTGTGCGGAGGAAGGTATATTAGGCTCAATAGGAGCAGGTTATTTAGATGGAGAGCAAACAAAAAGCTTTATCCAGGAAGTGAAAAAGCTTACAAAGAAGCCCTTTGCTGTGAATTTATTTGTTCAGGAAGATCCACGTATTGATATTGAAGTCCTTCAAAAAGCTCGTATGGCCTTACAACCATTTTATGATGAGCTAGGTCTTTCACCTGTACAAAGTGTTATGTCCAAGGAAGTATTTGAAGGACAAGTACAAGCTATTCTCGATGAAGATGTCGCCGTTTGTTCCTTTACATTTGGCATACCTTCTGCAGACGTTATTAAACGTTTAAAGGACAATAAGGTATTTGTTATCGGTACAGCCACTACTTTGGAAGAGGCAAAGCGTGTAGAACAGGAGGGAATGCATGCTGTAGTTCTGCAAAGTCGTGAGGCTGGAGGTCATCGCGGCTCCTTCACTGAACCTATGCAATTAATTACATTGCCTGATTTATTGCAACAAGTAGTTGGACAAATTTCAATTCCGATTATAGCTGCAGGGGGAATTGTCACGAAAGAAGATGTGAAAAAAGCTTTAGCTAGCGGTGCACAGGCAGTTCAAATTGGCACGGCTTTATTAGTGGCAGATGAGTGTGAAATTTCACCGCTCTATAAAAATGCTGTACTCCAATCAGAAGAACAGCAAACGACTATTACTCGTGCATTTACTGGAAAACCAGCAAGAGGCTTAGCGAATGATTTTACAGAACGTATGAAAGATGCACCTGTAGCTCCCTATCCTTTGCAAAATCATTTAACGACTACGATTCGTAAAGAAAGTGCGGAACAGGGAAATGCTGAGTATCTATCCATGTGGATGGGAGAAAATAGCTATTTAGTAAAACAGACTGGCACTGTGAAAAGTATTATTGAAAAATTACTATAA
- a CDS encoding DUF3021 domain-containing protein: MNKDILTRIVGGFGIGVVLGQFVQFFVAMGIEQGGYAWVVPEFQAFFPSEAMAIIAQILLTGLIGITFALAAQFFEIARWGMLKQYIVHFAVTAIVWIPIVMTLWMPKTMANVFSLLASFLGTYVMTWLMQYKFSKRDIEQINAMLNKEGELHDN, encoded by the coding sequence GTGAATAAAGACATACTGACACGTATTGTAGGAGGATTTGGAATCGGTGTTGTCCTTGGACAATTTGTACAATTTTTTGTAGCAATGGGGATAGAACAAGGGGGTTATGCTTGGGTTGTTCCAGAATTTCAAGCATTTTTTCCGAGTGAAGCAATGGCCATTATCGCACAGATTTTGTTGACGGGTTTGATTGGCATTACATTTGCTTTAGCTGCACAGTTTTTTGAAATAGCCAGATGGGGGATGTTAAAGCAATATATCGTGCATTTTGCTGTAACGGCAATTGTTTGGATACCAATTGTCATGACGTTATGGATGCCCAAGACGATGGCAAATGTTTTCTCCTTACTTGCAAGTTTTTTAGGAACATACGTTATGACATGGCTAATGCAATATAAATTTTCTAAGCGTGATATTGAACAAATTAATGCGATGTTAAATAAGGAAGGTGAGTTGCATGACAATTGA
- a CDS encoding ABC transporter ATP-binding protein, with protein sequence MTIEIKELTKCYHEKVVVDQLSFSIKQGEFFALLGQNAAGKTSTIKMLCGLLLPTDGDALLDGKSIVHHQVAAKKIMNISPQESAVAPNLTVIENLLFLGRIYGCSKTQARERANANMELFALSQRQNDKAKTLSGGFMRRLSIAMAMMSKPKILFLDEPTLGLDVRARRDLWKILSGLKGQVTIVLTTHYLEEVEMLADRVGIMHHGRLCALGTIQQLMHETKQSSLEEIFLAYTEEGLC encoded by the coding sequence ATGACAATTGAAATAAAGGAACTAACCAAATGTTACCACGAAAAAGTAGTAGTGGATCAGTTATCATTCAGCATAAAGCAGGGTGAGTTTTTTGCACTTCTTGGTCAAAATGCAGCAGGCAAAACGTCCACAATTAAAATGCTTTGTGGACTTCTGCTGCCAACAGATGGTGATGCTCTGTTGGATGGAAAAAGTATCGTTCACCATCAGGTTGCGGCAAAAAAGATTATGAATATTTCTCCACAGGAATCAGCAGTTGCACCAAATTTAACAGTAATTGAAAATTTACTATTTTTAGGTCGAATTTATGGTTGCTCCAAAACACAGGCAAGGGAACGGGCGAACGCAAATATGGAGTTGTTTGCCCTCTCACAACGTCAGAACGACAAGGCCAAAACACTATCAGGTGGATTTATGCGTCGATTAAGCATTGCAATGGCTATGATGTCAAAACCTAAAATACTTTTTCTCGACGAACCTACATTAGGGCTGGATGTACGTGCGCGCCGTGATTTATGGAAAATACTAAGTGGATTAAAGGGACAGGTAACGATTGTTTTAACAACTCATTATTTAGAAGAGGTTGAGATGCTTGCAGATCGTGTAGGCATCATGCATCATGGAAGGCTATGTGCACTTGGCACAATTCAACAATTGATGCATGAAACAAAACAATCATCCCTGGAAGAAATATTTTTAGCATATACAGAGGAGGGCTTATGTTGA
- a CDS encoding stage III sporulation protein AH, translating into MRVRRRTVWFMTLLSLVAVISVYYLVDPAKQFNGLTIFTDDTLQQTAVTGVTDQEATKEDMTQEVSSPSHLFEEMRMQVSDERSQLRQQLTQKIASQEYTAEEKNEAYNDIDSLIKQESAEAMLEMLIKSLGYSDAFVKADGGKVSVTVMAEELSKSQANEIIYLVRTEWEGANDVQVKFSANNY; encoded by the coding sequence ATGCGCGTACGTAGAAGAACAGTTTGGTTTATGACATTATTAAGTCTAGTAGCAGTAATTTCAGTGTATTATTTGGTTGACCCAGCAAAGCAATTTAATGGACTAACTATTTTTACAGATGATACTTTACAGCAAACTGCCGTAACAGGTGTAACAGATCAGGAGGCTACGAAAGAGGATATGACACAGGAAGTCTCCTCACCTAGCCATTTATTTGAAGAAATGCGCATGCAAGTTAGTGATGAAAGAAGTCAGCTTCGTCAACAATTAACGCAGAAGATTGCTTCTCAAGAATACACTGCAGAAGAAAAAAATGAAGCATACAATGACATTGATAGTCTTATTAAACAAGAATCAGCAGAAGCAATGCTAGAAATGTTAATTAAATCTTTAGGCTACTCCGATGCGTTTGTAAAAGCCGACGGTGGCAAAGTATCTGTTACAGTTATGGCGGAAGAGCTATCAAAATCTCAAGCAAACGAAATCATTTATTTAGTAAGAACGGAGTGGGAAGGCGCAAATGATGTACAAGTAAAATTCAGTGCTAATAACTATTAA
- a CDS encoding DUF1385 domain-containing protein: MSNSPVYGGQAQLEGVMFGGKEHTITAIRRNDDSIDYYHYKKVQKPVLQKLKKVPFVRGVVALIESAGLGSRHMQFSGDRYDVTPGEEEEHKEEGSKLQMILGVAVVGILSFLFGKFAFTLIPVFIADFFSKWIEGKTGQILLESGIKLLLLLTYLYFISLTPIIKRVFQYHGAEHKVINCYEAGMEITVKNVQAQSRLHYRCGSSFMLFTVFVGMFLYFFVPTDPLWLRIVDRILLIPVVLGISFEVLQATNACRNLPVLRFLGYPGLWLQLLTTREPKDDQVEVAIASFNMLLQVEKQPEIAATLNHD, from the coding sequence TTGAGCAATTCACCTGTATACGGGGGACAAGCACAATTAGAAGGTGTAATGTTCGGAGGAAAGGAACATACGATTACAGCCATTCGCCGTAACGATGATTCCATTGATTATTATCATTATAAAAAAGTTCAAAAACCTGTTTTACAAAAATTAAAAAAAGTTCCATTTGTACGCGGCGTTGTGGCGCTGATTGAATCAGCCGGACTAGGCTCTCGTCATATGCAATTTTCAGGCGATCGTTACGACGTTACACCTGGTGAAGAAGAGGAGCATAAGGAGGAAGGCTCTAAGCTGCAAATGATTTTAGGCGTTGCCGTTGTTGGAATACTTTCCTTTTTATTTGGAAAATTCGCCTTCACATTAATTCCTGTATTTATAGCGGACTTTTTCTCAAAATGGATTGAGGGTAAAACTGGACAAATTCTACTTGAAAGTGGCATTAAGCTACTTTTACTATTAACCTATTTATATTTTATATCGTTAACTCCTATTATTAAACGAGTATTCCAATATCATGGCGCAGAACATAAGGTAATAAACTGCTATGAAGCTGGTATGGAGATAACAGTGAAAAATGTACAAGCTCAATCCCGCTTACATTATCGTTGTGGTAGTAGTTTTATGCTGTTCACAGTCTTTGTCGGCATGTTTTTATATTTCTTCGTGCCCACTGATCCACTATGGTTACGTATTGTCGACCGTATTTTATTAATTCCTGTTGTGCTTGGTATTTCATTCGAGGTACTCCAAGCTACAAATGCATGCCGTAACCTCCCTGTGTTACGCTTCCTTGGCTATCCTGGCCTATGGCTTCAATTACTAACAACTCGTGAGCCGAAGGACGATCAAGTGGAAGTAGCGATTGCTTCCTTTAATATGCTGCTGCAAGTGGAAAAACAGCCAGAAATTGCAGCAACACTAAATCATGACTAA
- the accB gene encoding acetyl-CoA carboxylase biotin carboxyl carrier protein encodes MFKIQEIREIIKLVDSSSIDEFVYEVDGAKVKLKKNGVVVTETVAPKKEVVAPVVQQSAPAAPAAPAAPAKAEEAPAAAAPTANDPSLHKVVSPMVGTFYQSPNPDSPAYVKVGDKVGNETIVCIVEAMKLFNEIEAEVQGEIVEILVKDGELVEYGQPLFLVKAE; translated from the coding sequence ATGTTCAAAATTCAAGAAATTCGTGAAATCATTAAATTAGTAGATTCTTCTTCAATTGACGAGTTCGTGTATGAAGTAGATGGCGCAAAAGTTAAGTTAAAAAAGAATGGTGTTGTTGTTACTGAAACTGTAGCACCGAAAAAAGAAGTAGTAGCCCCTGTTGTACAACAATCTGCACCAGCAGCTCCTGCGGCACCAGCAGCCCCAGCAAAAGCTGAAGAAGCACCAGCTGCAGCAGCACCAACAGCTAACGACCCATCGTTACATAAAGTTGTATCACCAATGGTTGGTACTTTCTACCAATCTCCAAACCCAGACTCACCAGCTTATGTTAAAGTGGGTGACAAAGTAGGTAACGAAACAATCGTTTGTATCGTAGAAGCTATGAAGCTATTCAACGAAATTGAAGCAGAAGTTCAAGGGGAAATCGTTGAAATACTTGTTAAAGATGGCGAATTAGTAGAATATGGACAACCATTATTCCTTGTAAAAGCTGAGTAA
- the aroQ gene encoding type II 3-dehydroquinate dehydratase: MKLLCLNGPNLNRLGKREPHIYGHETLDDVKDNVQNLAASLGATVDFRQSNHEGVLIDWLQEAEDEKYSGIIFNPGAYTHTSIALHDAIAGITVPVIEVHISNIHKREAFRHHSYLAPACLGQICGLGTKGYELALRTFIEREN, encoded by the coding sequence GTGAAGTTATTATGTTTGAATGGACCTAACTTAAATCGACTGGGTAAACGAGAGCCCCATATTTATGGACATGAAACATTAGATGATGTGAAAGATAATGTTCAGAATCTTGCGGCGTCTCTTGGTGCTACTGTCGATTTTCGTCAATCTAATCATGAAGGAGTACTGATTGATTGGTTGCAAGAAGCAGAGGACGAAAAATATAGTGGAATTATCTTTAATCCTGGAGCATATACCCATACAAGCATCGCGTTACACGACGCCATTGCCGGAATTACTGTGCCAGTTATCGAAGTACATATTTCAAATATCCACAAACGCGAGGCTTTCCGTCATCATTCTTATCTTGCTCCGGCATGCCTTGGCCAGATTTGTGGTCTAGGTACGAAAGGCTATGAACTGGCACTACGCACATTTATTGAGAGGGAGAATTGA
- a CDS encoding stage III sporulation protein AE: MQEQILSFLIDPFFLLLKMTLTLCGYVIIILIVNMLLPTFEKGTRILFFLIVLATIGPVVVKSFQLIDEIAQGLAHIFTAFYPILTSSFLLSSSITAIASWQPFLLFFVQVLTIVSSKWLIPGVLFAIVFDVCSVIVKEISFTRIAELIRFTIMSIVSASVICYIILMSASGVAAFSVNAAVAEPVKKLIEENIPVVGSFIVDSFSMFQHMTQFSSSISSISAFIAVITVSFIPTVQLVISAYSLKLLAAILEPIAFDDICRLLDHVSKSLFTLCAVSFLIAFSFMFSCFFLIVFVQVMAGGR, from the coding sequence ATGCAGGAGCAGATACTGTCATTTTTAATTGATCCATTTTTTCTCTTGTTAAAGATGACGCTCACCCTGTGCGGCTATGTCATCATTATTTTAATCGTGAATATGCTATTACCTACATTTGAAAAAGGGACAAGAATATTATTCTTTCTGATTGTGCTTGCAACAATAGGACCTGTCGTAGTGAAGTCATTTCAACTAATTGATGAAATAGCACAGGGACTTGCCCACATATTTACAGCATTTTACCCCATCCTTACTTCAAGCTTTCTTTTATCGAGTAGTATTACGGCAATTGCTTCCTGGCAGCCTTTCTTACTCTTTTTTGTACAAGTCTTAACGATAGTTAGTAGTAAGTGGCTGATACCGGGCGTGTTATTTGCCATTGTATTTGATGTATGTAGTGTCATTGTGAAAGAAATTTCCTTTACAAGAATTGCTGAATTAATCCGTTTTACCATAATGAGCATCGTCTCTGCATCGGTCATTTGCTACATTATTTTAATGTCAGCAAGTGGTGTAGCGGCATTTAGTGTGAATGCAGCGGTTGCAGAGCCTGTTAAAAAATTAATTGAAGAAAATATTCCTGTGGTTGGTTCTTTTATCGTAGATAGTTTTTCAATGTTCCAGCATATGACGCAATTTTCCTCTTCTATTAGTAGTATTAGTGCCTTTATAGCGGTTATTACTGTGTCATTTATTCCAACGGTACAGCTTGTTATCAGTGCTTATTCGTTAAAGCTACTGGCAGCTATTTTAGAGCCGATTGCTTTTGATGATATTTGCAGATTACTAGATCACGTTAGTAAATCTCTATTTACGTTATGTGCAGTATCATTTTTAATTGCTTTTTCATTTATGTTTTCTTGTTTTTTCCTCATTGTTTTTGTACAAGTTATGGCCGGGGGGAGATAG